The proteins below are encoded in one region of Xenopus laevis strain J_2021 chromosome 8L, Xenopus_laevis_v10.1, whole genome shotgun sequence:
- the LOC121397217 gene encoding uncharacterized protein LOC121397217 isoform X3, protein MNLFFSWASGSMIFWEDLCHSEIHISVREGGDVILPVNKLKNGTFYWQYDNGFTFLEIAKTEAGGKIWDIEDQFRGRLSSTENGSLIITNVTMKDRQNYFEWPEVWTDCIQKYFLLISSNFPEKNPIVRHKESIVAQYFCVPGIEISVGEGEEVILPVLSGETFDWRFDNGYQYKQFAKTEAGGKIWDIKDQFRGRLSSTENGSLIITNVTMNDPPTYVKWLDQSQWPDCIQKYYLRVYKPLEAEDILIHHNITGKGTCNITLTCAVTQSQVTVSWDETNQRDTEVEGDTLHIYNVKSTVTYTCTAQNPISRTSKSINPWHLCYKGAEPTGASSATVASINENVLKENQIRKDQVVLKENQIMKDQGVQDPDLGKI, encoded by the exons ATGAACCTGTTCTTCAGTTGGGCCAGTGGTTCCA TGATATTTTGGGAGGATCTGTGCCACAGTGAAATACATATAAGTGTCAGAGAAGGTGGAGACGTGATTTTGCCAGTGAACAAACTGAAGAATGGAACTTTTTATTGGCAATATGATAACGGGTTCACGTTTTTGGAGATTGCTAAAACAGAAGCTGGAGGGAAGATATGGGACATAGAAGATCAATTCAGAGGGAGActgagcagcacagagaatggatCTTTAATCATCACTAATGTCACCATGAAGGACAGACAAAACTACTTTGAATGGCCAGAAGTATGGACTGACTGTATCCAGAAATATTTTCTCCTGATCTCCA gtaATTTCCCAGAAAAGAATCCTATTGTCAGACACAAAGAGTCCA ttGTTGCACAGTATTTTTGTGTACCTGGAATAGAAATCAGTGTCGGAGAAGGAGAAGAAGTGATTCTACCAGTGCTATCAGGGGAGACATTTGATTGGCGATTTGACAATGGATACCAGTATAAACAATTTGCTAAAACAGAAGCTGGAGGGAAGATATGGGACATAAAGGATCAATTCAGAGGGAGActgagcagcacagagaatggatCTTTAATCATCACTAATGTCACCATGAACGACCCACCAACCTACGTTAAATGGTTAGACCAGTCACAATGGCCTGACTGTATCCAGAAGTATTATCTACGGGTCTACA AACCATTAGAagctgaagatatcctgatccaTCACAATATCACTGGGAAGGGAACGTGTAACATTACACTGACCTGTGCTGTGACCCAATCACAAGTGACCGTCTCTTGGGATGAAACAAATCAGAGAGACACAGAGGTGGAAGGGGACACTCTTCATATCTATAATGTTAAGTCTACAGTTACTTACACTTGTACAGCACAGAATCCCATCAGCAGAACCTCCAAGAGTATAAATCCTTGGCATCTCTGTTATAAAG GAGCAGAGCCAACTGGAGCCAGTTCTGCGACTGTTGCATCTATTAATGAAAATGTGTTGAAGGAGAACCAGATCAGGAAAGATCAAGTTGTGTTGAAGGAGAACCAGATCATGAAAGATCAAGGTGTCCAAGATCCAGATCTgggaaagatttaa